Proteins from a genomic interval of Enterococcus faecium:
- a CDS encoding GNAT family N-acetyltransferase: MKLTFKPLEKKDYKKAIYFAVEGMNFERYMENELLLNLYGRYFLYMELNRATQILALYAEDELAGVLLAEIKGEKKKHRSFGQQIYVKIFDFLQNIFAKESKGAYETANEQMLAAYLKKHSPDGEIIFLAANPDLKTKGIGTKLLTEFEKREKGKEIFLFTDSGCTYQFYERRGFERLKEKISKIKILDKEIDLRCMLYRKIIQ; this comes from the coding sequence ATGAAACTAACTTTTAAACCCTTAGAAAAGAAAGATTACAAAAAAGCTATCTATTTTGCTGTTGAAGGAATGAACTTTGAGAGATATATGGAAAATGAACTTCTGCTGAATCTTTACGGAAGATATTTTTTGTATATGGAGTTGAATCGAGCAACTCAAATTCTTGCTTTGTATGCAGAGGACGAGTTGGCAGGTGTTTTGCTGGCGGAGATAAAAGGAGAAAAAAAGAAACATCGTTCTTTTGGACAGCAAATATATGTTAAGATATTCGATTTTTTACAAAATATATTTGCTAAAGAAAGTAAAGGAGCTTACGAGACAGCAAATGAACAAATGCTTGCAGCATATTTAAAGAAGCATTCGCCAGATGGAGAGATCATTTTTTTAGCTGCAAATCCTGATTTGAAAACAAAAGGCATCGGTACCAAGTTGCTAACAGAATTTGAAAAAAGAGAGAAAGGAAAAGAAATATTCCTTTTTACAGATAGTGGCTGTACGTATCAATTCTATGAACGACGTGGATTTGAAAGACTAAAGGAAAAAATTAGCAAGATAAAAATCTTAGATAAAGAAATAGATCTCCGATGTATGCTGTACAGGAAAATCATTCAATGA
- a CDS encoding heavy metal translocating P-type ATPase — MKLQKWIQEHRNHITALSAVLIIFGFIGKFTGFVLFYNIALAIASIIAVIPIMIHAYQAVKVKVISIDLLVTIAVLGAFMIGEYKESAIVTFLFLFGSYLEQKTLTKTRESIKALTEMAPSTASVVQEDGTTEEVEIDDVEEGDIVLVKTGGAIPVDGRVIDGKGYADEAAVTGESRQVVKISGDEVFSGTILADGYVTIEATKVGDDTTFAKIIELVEEAQDTKSHAEKFIDRFSQYYTPTVLLIALVVGLISRDFRLAITVLVLGCPGALVIGAPVSNVAGIGNGAKRGILVKGGEAMDTFSKIDTFVFDKTGTLTKGTTAVSTIKNYTEDEGDSLALVARLETLSDHPLGRAVIHYAQEKDIDFQQLAVKDNQTIKGQGITAEIDGHTVCAGNTKLIAAHKLSLTPKQVQDLHQLQQTGSSVIIVAIDKKITQIIGVSDVIRPEVAEQLAKLKQAGAKQLVMLTGDNQMTADYVADMLGIDEVHAELLPDEKVQFVKKYQEQGLRVAFIGDGINDSPSLAAADIGIAMGSGTDVAIETSDVVLMQSNFESLVHAYRLAKKTVLNTRENVVIAIGVVLFLLIGLFAGFIYMASGMFVHEASILIVIFNAMRLLYFGHESKEEKS; from the coding sequence ATGAAATTACAAAAGTGGATCCAAGAGCATCGAAATCATATCACCGCCTTATCAGCTGTGTTGATTATTTTTGGTTTTATCGGAAAATTTACTGGTTTTGTCTTGTTCTATAACATTGCTCTAGCCATAGCTTCTATTATTGCGGTCATACCTATTATGATCCATGCGTATCAGGCAGTGAAAGTCAAAGTTATCTCAATTGATTTACTCGTTACTATTGCTGTGCTTGGTGCCTTTATGATCGGAGAATACAAGGAGTCAGCTATCGTTACATTCTTGTTTTTGTTTGGTAGCTATCTGGAACAAAAAACATTGACCAAAACGCGGGAGTCAATCAAGGCTTTGACCGAGATGGCCCCATCTACTGCTAGTGTTGTCCAAGAAGATGGAACGACTGAAGAAGTGGAAATCGATGACGTGGAAGAAGGCGATATCGTCTTAGTAAAAACTGGTGGAGCTATTCCTGTGGACGGACGAGTCATTGACGGGAAAGGGTATGCGGATGAAGCCGCAGTGACTGGTGAATCACGACAAGTCGTCAAAATCAGTGGAGATGAAGTCTTCTCTGGAACGATTTTAGCAGATGGCTACGTGACGATTGAAGCAACTAAGGTCGGAGATGATACGACCTTTGCCAAAATTATCGAATTAGTAGAAGAAGCACAAGATACCAAATCCCATGCGGAAAAATTCATTGATCGATTTTCTCAGTATTATACTCCAACCGTTTTACTTATTGCGTTGGTTGTTGGTCTGATTAGTCGTGATTTTCGTTTAGCAATCACTGTTTTGGTTCTTGGTTGTCCTGGCGCTTTAGTCATTGGTGCGCCTGTTTCGAATGTAGCAGGAATCGGTAATGGAGCGAAACGGGGCATCTTAGTCAAAGGCGGTGAAGCAATGGATACTTTTTCCAAAATCGATACTTTTGTCTTTGATAAAACTGGTACATTGACCAAAGGAACTACTGCTGTATCCACTATCAAGAACTATACAGAGGATGAAGGGGACAGCTTAGCTTTAGTGGCTCGATTAGAAACGTTATCCGATCATCCTCTGGGGCGCGCCGTGATCCATTATGCTCAGGAGAAAGACATTGATTTTCAACAATTAGCAGTCAAAGATAATCAGACAATCAAGGGACAAGGAATCACAGCTGAGATTGATGGTCATACAGTTTGTGCGGGCAACACCAAATTGATTGCCGCTCACAAACTTTCTCTCACACCAAAGCAAGTACAAGATTTACATCAATTACAACAAACAGGCAGCTCGGTCATTATTGTAGCAATCGACAAAAAAATCACTCAAATCATAGGTGTGTCAGATGTGATTCGACCAGAAGTCGCTGAACAATTAGCTAAGTTGAAACAAGCAGGAGCAAAACAGTTAGTGATGCTGACAGGTGATAATCAGATGACTGCTGATTATGTAGCTGATATGTTAGGCATTGATGAAGTCCATGCTGAATTATTACCAGACGAAAAGGTTCAATTTGTGAAAAAATACCAAGAACAAGGATTGCGCGTTGCTTTTATTGGAGATGGAATCAATGATTCTCCCTCTTTGGCTGCGGCTGATATCGGGATTGCTATGGGATCAGGAACGGATGTTGCTATCGAAACGAGTGACGTTGTCTTGATGCAATCTAATTTTGAATCGTTGGTTCATGCCTACCGCTTGGCTAAGAAAACTGTTTTAAATACCCGTGAAAATGTAGTGATTGCCATTGGTGTCGTCTTATTTTTACTCATCGGCTTATTTGCCGGGTTTATTTACATGGCTAGTGGGATGTTCGTTCACGAAGCTAGTATCTTGATCGTTATCTTTAACGCGATGCGTTTATTGTATTTTGGACACGAAAGCAAAGAAGAAAAATCGTAA
- a CDS encoding heavy-metal-associated domain-containing protein — MKKIIMQLDTLACPSCMQKIEHAVSQQPGVSNTKVLFNASKIKANFDPDEVHPEQLAAVVEKLGYEVQSAKVKEA; from the coding sequence ATGAAAAAAATTATTATGCAATTAGATACACTAGCTTGTCCAAGCTGTATGCAAAAAATCGAACATGCGGTTTCTCAACAGCCTGGGGTAAGCAATACGAAAGTTTTGTTTAATGCGAGCAAAATCAAAGCAAACTTTGATCCAGATGAAGTCCACCCTGAACAATTAGCTGCAGTTGTGGAAAAATTAGGTTATGAAGTCCAATCAGCAAAAGTAAAAGAGGCGTAA
- a CDS encoding ferritin-like domain-containing protein produces MNIVEEKFVQETKQADIDHHKPTAGAMVGHVLANFKLEEMKLIQAQLYVLGTSSQELSTLFSEYADQEARWFNKISHELVIENEIVPSTLEEVMRYGKIYEHGQNKYLPASTMLENFAKDFDFQNVFITRAIKLAEKEEKYGLQQLLVELLSFNKEIIYQVQRLQGKTVRQDLDEEDDDD; encoded by the coding sequence ATGAATATAGTGGAAGAAAAATTTGTTCAAGAAACAAAACAAGCAGATATCGACCATCATAAACCAACTGCTGGCGCCATGGTGGGGCATGTATTAGCAAATTTTAAATTAGAAGAAATGAAATTGATCCAAGCACAATTGTATGTTTTGGGTACATCTTCGCAAGAATTAAGTACCCTTTTTTCAGAATATGCTGATCAAGAAGCGAGATGGTTCAATAAAATCTCTCATGAGTTAGTGATTGAAAATGAAATCGTTCCGTCTACTTTAGAAGAAGTCATGCGTTATGGAAAAATTTACGAACATGGTCAAAACAAATATTTACCAGCCTCAACAATGTTGGAAAACTTTGCAAAAGATTTTGATTTCCAAAATGTCTTTATCACACGGGCAATCAAATTAGCTGAAAAAGAAGAAAAATATGGCTTGCAACAATTGCTTGTTGAACTTTTAAGTTTCAATAAAGAAATCATCTACCAAGTACAAAGACTCCAAGGAAAAACTGTCCGACAAGATTTGGATGAGGAAGACGATGATGACTAA
- a CDS encoding DUF4767 domain-containing protein, with translation MKKRILVTIGLAFLLAGCTNGNESKKESTKETAKATVATTTTTSTESKSTAASTETADTSTSSESSKTTETTQTSTSSSSVEASSSSSESSEQVEQTLWNADKSAQLEAFMTKWGQTMGQQYKSYTNQMSVDLYGLKVPQAILNGEWKMAIGGVPVSAEWSESGTGQADYQITAVYSDAETEPYLKKHVYLFGFQQNQPKVLVTQQNQGNPDNYLYFNETANNELKNGFNQIVYGQAN, from the coding sequence TTGAAAAAAAGGATTTTAGTAACAATTGGTCTAGCTTTTTTGTTAGCTGGTTGTACCAACGGGAATGAATCGAAAAAAGAATCAACAAAAGAAACAGCGAAAGCAACAGTTGCAACTACTACAACAACTAGCACAGAGAGCAAGTCAACTGCAGCAAGTACAGAAACAGCAGATACCTCTACTTCGTCAGAGTCTTCCAAAACGACTGAAACAACTCAAACATCTACTTCAAGTTCTTCTGTAGAGGCTTCATCTTCCTCTTCAGAAAGCAGCGAACAAGTTGAACAAACACTGTGGAATGCAGACAAATCCGCACAATTAGAGGCATTTATGACCAAATGGGGCCAAACAATGGGACAACAATACAAAAGTTATACGAATCAAATGAGTGTGGACTTATATGGTCTTAAAGTCCCTCAAGCTATTTTGAACGGGGAGTGGAAGATGGCTATTGGTGGAGTGCCTGTTTCTGCAGAATGGTCAGAAAGTGGGACAGGTCAAGCAGACTATCAAATCACAGCCGTCTATTCCGATGCAGAGACAGAACCATATCTGAAAAAGCACGTCTATCTATTCGGGTTTCAGCAAAATCAGCCAAAAGTATTGGTGACACAACAAAATCAGGGGAATCCCGATAATTATCTTTACTTCAACGAGACAGCGAATAATGAATTGAAAAATGGCTTTAATCAAATCGTTTATGGACAAGCAAATTAA
- a CDS encoding LTA synthase family protein → MKKIKKESYGFLTIFVACIMMVLQRILISAVTIPTYATNPGRFYIYTFLQTSVVIGANLIPLYMGYQYQKIARLKVLHYLSRFAFIFLIATLVCNIFFYVQAGSLNIRDYWLILTPISQNYFTYAVSCTLLFCSIPYTVGFLNKLSKTTIKYLLLFLTIGLVGCSALFNKDPFALQNGQSILWIFYLFLMGYGLKEWNWKEKVRYKLPQVFISLIVLFGLIILMTQISLIIRGNTDTALRFSKPYSLFAMYYTFSSFLFLEMLSDKLGIKGRGNFLAVFLIVTQVICNFPLVSYRVSTFMKREFPNSGKAWLINIGQFFICYLLAVSLLVIFLFYIQKIRFIHRFIEYFAFDSIEQLTQRWKKRIHWLFVHKSYFLVAAFFYCFTFVQIFVLEPKEGWKETIQVALKIFTQRQAPMILTIIIIMGFFFLLLLISNRFWYALTATLIINLLLTISTVIKMEMREEPVFPSDLKMLTGLSELLSMVSPVLLIVGGLILLLLLITSIIVQRRLQKQYSLKIHWKRRFISIAVLLGCFSGVFFINHKNSPSFLLFNLFKVNKTFFNQQGAVKDNGPVIQFLNNIDIKIMEEPAGYSKEKINGIMKKYNTKADEINQTRSDWLNNQTIVLNLSESFSDPARVPNLTVPTDPIPYIKSIITEGTGGLMLSVGYGGGTANMEWEGLTGLSISNLSASLVTPYTQLVERQKISPNITDLFDEKIAIHPFTAALYRRKQVFDKFGFDRFYYLDSPDKLTYTDKIEQSPRISDDSAYKETLKALQSNTETSQFIQLSTMQNHMPYDDYYSELNYTAEGTAVIPNRRKELQTYMQGLHYTDTAVKKFIQEIDKIDKPITFVFYGDHLPAIYSGNDSKKYGLEQHQTDYFIYNNKYSREQAATLNKEVVAPNNFGAMALEHANIKVTPYYALLTEVSNHLPALTIDPTESLSNRFNGKQVFVTEDSQIIQKKNLTEKQKEILEDYRLIQYDLVAGNQYSATWATQKIKD, encoded by the coding sequence TTGAAAAAAATAAAGAAGGAGAGTTATGGCTTCCTGACAATCTTTGTCGCTTGTATAATGATGGTTTTACAGCGTATATTGATTTCAGCAGTCACTATTCCTACATATGCAACAAACCCTGGTCGATTCTACATCTATACATTTTTACAAACTTCCGTTGTTATTGGTGCAAATTTGATCCCACTTTACATGGGTTACCAATATCAAAAAATCGCCCGTTTAAAAGTTTTACATTATTTAAGTCGTTTTGCCTTTATATTCCTAATAGCCACACTAGTTTGCAATATCTTTTTTTACGTACAAGCTGGCAGCTTGAATATTCGTGATTATTGGCTTATCCTAACACCTATCAGTCAGAATTACTTTACTTATGCTGTTTCTTGTACTTTGCTTTTTTGTAGTATTCCTTATACAGTTGGATTTTTAAATAAATTATCGAAAACAACAATTAAATATCTACTATTATTTTTAACAATTGGATTAGTTGGCTGCTCTGCTCTATTTAATAAAGACCCGTTTGCATTACAGAATGGACAGAGTATTTTATGGATTTTTTATTTATTTTTAATGGGTTATGGTTTGAAAGAATGGAACTGGAAAGAAAAGGTCCGCTATAAGCTTCCTCAAGTATTTATCAGCTTGATTGTTTTATTCGGTTTGATTATTTTGATGACACAAATTTCACTCATCATCAGAGGAAATACAGATACAGCGCTGAGGTTTTCTAAACCATATTCTCTCTTCGCAATGTATTATACTTTCTCTTCGTTTTTATTTTTAGAAATGCTATCTGATAAATTAGGTATAAAAGGAAGAGGAAATTTTCTTGCTGTATTTTTGATTGTCACTCAAGTTATATGTAATTTCCCTTTAGTTTCTTATCGCGTATCTACATTTATGAAACGTGAATTTCCAAACTCAGGGAAGGCATGGCTGATAAATATCGGGCAGTTTTTTATTTGCTATTTATTAGCAGTGTCCCTCCTAGTTATCTTTTTATTTTATATACAAAAAATCCGTTTCATTCATCGTTTCATCGAATACTTCGCTTTTGATTCGATTGAACAATTAACTCAGCGTTGGAAAAAAAGAATTCATTGGCTTTTTGTTCATAAAAGTTATTTTTTAGTTGCAGCATTTTTTTACTGCTTTACCTTCGTGCAGATTTTCGTTTTAGAACCAAAAGAAGGTTGGAAAGAAACTATCCAGGTTGCCTTAAAAATATTTACTCAGCGACAAGCACCCATGATCCTGACAATCATCATTATTATGGGATTTTTCTTCTTACTATTGTTGATTTCCAATCGTTTTTGGTACGCCTTGACTGCTACCTTGATCATTAACTTACTGCTCACTATTTCGACAGTAATCAAAATGGAAATGCGGGAAGAGCCTGTCTTTCCTTCAGATTTAAAAATGCTGACCGGATTGTCAGAACTATTATCGATGGTTAGCCCAGTCTTATTAATCGTGGGCGGATTGATCCTTCTCCTATTATTGATTACTAGTATTATTGTACAACGTAGACTACAAAAACAGTATTCCTTGAAGATTCATTGGAAACGTCGATTTATCAGTATCGCTGTATTATTAGGATGTTTTTCGGGTGTCTTTTTCATTAATCACAAAAATTCGCCTTCTTTCTTGCTGTTTAATTTATTTAAAGTAAACAAGACTTTCTTTAACCAGCAAGGCGCCGTAAAAGATAACGGACCAGTCATTCAATTCCTAAACAATATCGACATTAAAATCATGGAAGAACCTGCTGGCTATTCGAAAGAAAAAATTAATGGAATAATGAAAAAGTACAACACAAAGGCAGATGAAATCAACCAAACAAGAAGTGACTGGTTAAACAATCAGACGATCGTTCTCAATTTAAGTGAAAGCTTCAGTGATCCTGCACGTGTCCCTAATCTGACAGTACCTACAGACCCTATTCCTTACATCAAAAGCATTATAACAGAAGGAACAGGAGGATTGATGTTATCCGTCGGTTATGGTGGCGGAACAGCTAACATGGAATGGGAAGGACTGACAGGCTTGAGTATCAGTAACCTGTCTGCTTCGTTAGTTACACCTTATACCCAGCTAGTGGAGCGTCAGAAAATAAGTCCAAATATTACCGATCTATTCGATGAAAAAATAGCCATCCATCCTTTTACAGCTGCTCTTTATCGCAGAAAACAAGTGTTTGATAAATTTGGTTTTGACAGGTTCTATTATTTAGACAGTCCGGATAAATTAACTTATACGGATAAAATAGAACAAAGCCCACGCATATCGGATGATTCAGCATACAAAGAAACCTTGAAAGCTTTACAAAGCAATACAGAAACGTCACAATTCATCCAATTATCCACTATGCAAAACCATATGCCTTATGATGATTACTATAGTGAATTGAACTACACTGCTGAAGGAACTGCTGTCATTCCTAATAGAAGAAAAGAATTACAAACTTATATGCAAGGCCTTCACTATACCGATACAGCAGTAAAAAAATTCATCCAAGAAATCGACAAAATCGATAAACCGATTACCTTTGTTTTTTATGGTGACCATTTACCCGCAATCTATAGTGGGAATGATTCGAAAAAATATGGATTAGAACAGCACCAGACAGATTATTTCATTTATAACAACAAGTATAGTCGTGAACAAGCAGCTACGTTAAATAAAGAAGTTGTTGCTCCTAATAACTTTGGTGCTATGGCTCTTGAGCATGCGAATATCAAAGTAACTCCTTACTATGCGTTGTTGACAGAAGTATCTAATCATCTACCTGCATTAACAATTGATCCTACAGAAAGCTTGTCTAATCGTTTTAATGGAAAACAGGTCTTTGTTACAGAGGATAGTCAAATTATCCAAAAAAAAAATTTAACTGAGAAACAAAAAGAAATTCTAGAAGATTATCGTCTGATACAATATGATCTTGTTGCAGGTAACCAGTACAGTGCAACATGGGCGACACAAAAAATAAAAGACTAA
- the sstT gene encoding serine/threonine transporter SstT, translating to MSLVQRIVVGILVGILFGIFFPTWTFISILGTLFVSCLKAIAPILVFFLTMASIAKHKIGNKTFVKPILILYLVGTLLSALVAVIVSSIFTVPITLQETVSEKAPQSLESVLSTMLTNVTQNPVQSLIDANYLGVLFWAVLLGLAFRARSESTKELVDQISIALSQVVQVIIAFAPIGILGLVYQSIATTGIAGLAEYLQLLLVLIGTMLFVALVVYPFLTFLFIKENPYPLIFFCLKESALPAFFTRSSAANIPINMMLAERLKLTKESYSISIPLGATINMGGAAITISLMTLTAVHSLGIEAPFVLKVLLCILSALAACGASGVAGGSLLLIPLACSLFGISNDVAMQIVGIGFIIGVIQDSMETALNSSSDLLFTAIGELGARKRSGEKIKLKDCLDGLSER from the coding sequence ATGTCGTTAGTTCAACGTATTGTTGTTGGTATTTTAGTCGGAATATTGTTTGGTATCTTTTTCCCCACATGGACATTTATTTCAATATTGGGAACGTTGTTTGTCAGTTGCTTGAAGGCAATCGCACCTATTCTGGTTTTTTTCTTGACGATGGCGTCAATTGCCAAGCATAAAATTGGGAATAAGACATTCGTGAAGCCTATTTTGATCTTATATTTAGTGGGAACATTGCTTTCTGCACTTGTAGCAGTTATTGTAAGTTCAATTTTTACTGTTCCTATTACTTTACAAGAAACAGTATCTGAAAAAGCACCGCAAAGTTTGGAAAGTGTTTTATCTACTATGTTGACGAATGTCACACAAAATCCTGTTCAATCTCTTATTGATGCGAATTACCTTGGCGTCTTATTCTGGGCTGTATTGTTGGGACTAGCTTTTCGAGCACGTTCAGAATCGACAAAAGAGTTGGTGGATCAGATATCTATAGCGTTGTCACAAGTCGTACAAGTGATTATTGCATTTGCTCCGATAGGGATTTTAGGATTGGTTTATCAATCAATTGCTACGACTGGAATCGCTGGATTGGCAGAGTATCTGCAGCTTTTACTTGTTTTGATCGGTACGATGCTGTTTGTCGCATTAGTTGTGTACCCATTCCTCACGTTTTTGTTTATTAAAGAAAATCCCTATCCATTGATTTTCTTTTGTTTGAAAGAAAGCGCACTTCCCGCTTTCTTTACCCGAAGTTCTGCCGCAAATATCCCGATAAACATGATGTTGGCTGAAAGATTGAAATTGACAAAAGAGTCTTATTCCATATCGATCCCGTTAGGTGCTACGATCAATATGGGCGGTGCCGCGATTACCATTTCCTTGATGACGTTGACTGCTGTACATTCTTTAGGGATTGAAGCACCTTTTGTTTTGAAAGTCCTTTTATGTATTTTGTCTGCTTTAGCTGCTTGTGGAGCTTCAGGTGTTGCGGGCGGTTCACTGTTATTGATTCCATTAGCATGTAGTTTGTTTGGTATCTCTAATGATGTCGCGATGCAAATCGTCGGTATTGGATTTATTATCGGTGTTATCCAGGATTCAATGGAAACTGCCTTAAATTCGTCAAGTGATCTGTTGTTTACTGCAATAGGAGAGCTAGGCGCGCGTAAAAGAAGTGGGGAAAAAATCAAATTGAAAGATTGTTTAGATGGATTAAGTGAACGTTGA
- a CDS encoding DUF998 domain-containing protein → MDFLRKFGFFFLLLGVLSDFLTPYVLGLYYPELDQMKSVISVFGEVSSPVRKAFLIWSVVSGIFFILSLPALYAAFVSTSRVLATLVTAAIAFYGIGDCIFTGLFSINTHESSWNVSTWVHNIGSGLGYSGFLLFPVLLFLIYRKNGQMDVSHLYLGLSVISLLFAAIYGLARIPSINSWPLLNKIGFCQRISFFFNYVPIAWLSILHLKQ, encoded by the coding sequence ATGGATTTTTTACGTAAATTTGGTTTTTTCTTTTTATTATTAGGCGTGCTGAGTGATTTTTTGACTCCGTACGTATTAGGATTGTATTATCCTGAATTAGATCAAATGAAGAGCGTGATCAGTGTATTTGGAGAGGTTTCCAGTCCTGTAAGAAAAGCGTTTCTTATTTGGTCTGTGGTTTCAGGGATCTTTTTCATCCTGTCATTGCCTGCATTGTATGCTGCATTTGTAAGTACATCTCGTGTGTTAGCTACCCTAGTTACAGCAGCCATCGCGTTCTATGGTATAGGTGATTGTATCTTTACAGGTTTGTTCAGTATCAATACCCATGAATCTTCGTGGAATGTCTCGACATGGGTCCATAATATCGGATCAGGTTTAGGTTACAGTGGTTTTTTATTGTTTCCAGTTCTTCTTTTCTTGATCTATCGAAAAAATGGGCAAATGGACGTAAGCCACTTATACCTTGGACTGTCTGTGATCAGTTTGCTTTTTGCGGCGATTTATGGACTGGCAAGAATTCCTTCTATAAATTCTTGGCCATTACTGAATAAAATAGGTTTTTGCCAAAGAATCAGTTTTTTCTTTAATTATGTGCCCATTGCCTGGTTGAGTATCTTGCATCTCAAACAGTAA
- the truA gene encoding tRNA pseudouridine(38-40) synthase TruA, whose amino-acid sequence MRNIKLTIEYDGKRYSGWQRLGDDDKTIQGKIEKVLHQMTNEEIEIIGSGRTDAGTHARGQVANFKTNTEIGLAEMIDFMNRYLPRDIVIKRIEEMPERFHSRYNAVGKKYSYYVWNNVIPSAFERNHSFYFPQELDMDKLNAACEKLVGTHDFIGFSALKKSKKSTVRTIDELSIERKGEMLHFTFVGDGFLYKMVRIIMGTLLEIGTGAMPIETIDEIFESKVRQHAGETVPAQGLFLDEVYYR is encoded by the coding sequence ATGAGAAACATCAAGTTGACAATCGAATATGACGGAAAAAGATATTCAGGATGGCAAAGACTTGGAGATGACGATAAAACCATTCAAGGAAAAATCGAAAAAGTATTGCATCAGATGACAAATGAAGAGATAGAAATTATTGGATCAGGAAGAACAGATGCTGGCACCCATGCGCGAGGACAAGTAGCAAATTTTAAAACAAACACAGAAATTGGACTGGCAGAAATGATCGACTTTATGAATCGTTACCTTCCGCGGGATATTGTCATCAAAAGAATCGAAGAAATGCCTGAGCGCTTCCATTCAAGATATAATGCGGTGGGCAAAAAATACAGCTATTATGTTTGGAACAACGTGATTCCTTCAGCATTTGAGCGAAACCACAGCTTTTATTTCCCTCAAGAGTTGGATATGGACAAGCTGAATGCAGCTTGCGAAAAATTAGTGGGTACACATGATTTCATTGGTTTTTCTGCATTGAAAAAATCAAAAAAATCCACAGTGCGTACGATTGATGAATTATCTATCGAACGAAAGGGAGAAATGCTTCATTTTACTTTTGTCGGAGACGGATTCTTATATAAAATGGTGCGGATTATCATGGGGACATTACTAGAAATCGGCACAGGTGCCATGCCGATAGAAACAATCGATGAAATATTTGAAAGCAAAGTGCGGCAACATGCAGGAGAAACCGTCCCTGCACAAGGTCTGTTTTTGGATGAAGTTTATTATCGATAA